Proteins from a genomic interval of Lolium perenne isolate Kyuss_39 chromosome 1, Kyuss_2.0, whole genome shotgun sequence:
- the LOC127317646 gene encoding uncharacterized protein: MAGASATGARKGGIKAYRKLRGYDRLDAADAQRRPPLATAELGAGGTGAVAATATASRRRGWRVRRRGLGLGRRILRALSPRRWLVRLRDAYVNAMLRLASSAAVGYGSAPYCVAGADPFARPRPPKEYEDKVLVEMYRSILARGGVIPISADTSLVIGAARLPAPAPAPAAAVA; this comes from the coding sequence ATGGCAGGCGCTTCGGCCACGGGAGCCCGCAAGGGCGGCATCAAGGCCTACCGGAAGCTCCGCGGCTACGACCGCCTCGACGCCGCCGACGCGCAGCGCCGCCCGCCCCTCGCCACGGCCGAGCTCGGCGCTGGAGGCACCGGGGCCGTggcagcgacggcgacggcgagccggcGCCGGGGGTGGCGCGTGCGTCGGCGCGGGCTCGGGCTCGGGCGGCGGATCCTGCGCGCGCTGTCGCCGCGGCGGTGGCTGGTGCGGCTCCGCGACGCCTACGTGAACGCCATGCTCCGGctggcctcctccgccgccgtcggCTACGGCTCCGCGCCCTACTGCGTGGCCGGCGCCGACCCCTTCGCGCGCCCGCGCCCGCCCAAGGAGTACGAGGACAAGGTGCTCGTCGAGATGTACCGCTCCATCCTCGCGCGCGGCGGGGTCATCCCCATCTCCGCCGACACCTCGCTCGTCATCGGCGCCGCACGGCTGCCGGCCCCAGCCCCGGCTCCGGCGGCCGCGGTGGCCTGA